One part of the Drosophila teissieri strain GT53w chromosome 3R, Prin_Dtei_1.1, whole genome shotgun sequence genome encodes these proteins:
- the LOC122621609 gene encoding filamin-A isoform X4 — protein sequence MASRKTNDYYQPARQEGQQQADQYEENFDEDMEAERDLAEDAQWKKIQQNTFTRWANEHLKTIDRSINNLETDLSDGLRLIALIEVLSQKRMPKYNKRPTFRSQKLENVSVALKFLQDEGIKIVNIDSSDIVDCKLKLILGLIWTLILHYSISMPMWDGEDDKQLNGSGHTPKQRLLNWIHAKIPDLPINNFTNDWTTGKAVGALVDACAPGLCPDWELWDPKDAVQNASEAMGLADDWLNVRQLIKPEELVNPNVDEQSMMTYLSQYPNSKLKTGAPLRPKTNPNRVRAYGPGIEPIGPVVGAPANFTVETFSAGKGSVDVDIQGPNGEIEKADVRFNNDKNLTYTVSYIPKAEGSHKVAVKFSGRDIPKSPFPVKVEGHAGDASKVKVTGPGIQPNGVTIKKPTFFDILAKDAGRGVPEVIIIDPANHKTSVAAKVRQLENDTWRCEYVTALQGLHSVNVFYAGTPIPNSPFPVKVAPLSDARKVRASGRGLQATGVRVGDDADFKIYTEGAGEGEPEVRVIGPGGMNQNVMQSKVDGNTYECHYYPTKEGRYVIMVTFAGQEVAKSPFEVKVGPKKESSIVAYGPGLSSGVIGYPAAFVVETNGETGALGFTVAGPSQAEIECHDNGDGSALVKYHPSAVGEYAVHILCDNEDIPKSPFIAQILPRTDFHPELVKASGPGLEKNGVTINQPTSFTVDPSKAGNAPLDVVVQDVYGTKLSVELKNNPDGTKKVSYTPTSGVPHTVEVNYGGVSTPNSPHRVYVGVPVDAAKVQAFGPWLQPGVRPNAATHFNVDAREAGDAELKVKIIHEETKIEVPCRIIDNEDNTYSVEVIPPSKGAYTTTMTYGGQRVPLGQKVVVEQTVDVSKIKVDGLEPTAPLNSLQQFRIITHGLPKADLAVTITSPSGNRIKAHIIPTAEGFLVNFTPTQLGEYLLSICFGGTPITPRPFRLQCLTGSDSNKVQAFGPGLERGIVGQPAEFMIDTRGAGQGGLGVTVEGPCEAAINCRDNGDGTCNVAYLPTEAGDYTVNITFNERHITGSPFQPLIVPVPNLKNTRVSGIGIQPHGVIMNAATDFMVDMSKVGSNIDSGKLSCAIFDPMGHVLPSKIVQGPTDDIFRIMYTPFEAGRHTIELMYDNIPVPGSPFVVNVKSGCDPARCKAYGPGLEKGLTNQKNKFTVETKGAGNGGLSLAIEGPSEAKMTCTDNRDGSCDVDYLATDPGEYDITIRFADKHIPGSPFRVLVEETVDPSKVKVYGPGIEHGQVRESVPTFFNVDVGEAGPGRIAVKLTNSEGIPVDNLRVEDKGNCIYAVHYVPPKAGSVLTCQVKFSEVEVPCSPFVMTVFPKSEPTKVKVKGVNEKKKTPASLPAEFEIDTKQAGQADINVAIKNPKGKAMQPRLEEVSTGTYVVSFVPDECGTYQCSIKYGDKEIEGSPFKLEAFPTGEAKKCKLVEQAPKIQSSGSQSHLKVDAREAGDGAVTCKITNKAGSEIVDIDVIEKDGFFDILYALNDPGDYDINVKFGGKDIPNGSFSIKAVESIEQYSHSEYIEEHTTKVVQQTTQSELVNGKSEITYRSVAFEKLPLPTTGGNVTAEVRMPSGKVDKPVIQDNRDGTVSVKYDPREEGSHELVVKYNGEPVQGSPFKFHVDSITSGYVTAYGPGLTHGVTGEPANFTISTKGASAGGLTMAVEGPSKADINYHDNKDGTVSVQYLPTAPGEYQVSVRFGDKHIKGSPYFAKITGEGRKRNQISVGSCSEVTMPGDITDDDLRALNASIQAPSGLEEPCFLKRMPTGNIGISFTPREIGEHLVSVKRLGKHINNSPFKVTVCEREVGDAKKVKVSGAGLKEGQTHADNIFSVDTRNAGFGGLSVSIEGPSKAEIQCTDKDDGTLNISYKPTEPGYYIVNLKFADHHVEGSPFTVKVAGEGSNRKREKIQRERDAVPITEIGSQCKLTFKMPGITSFDLAACVTSPSNVTEDAEIQEVEDGLYAVHFVPKELGVHTVSVRYSEMHIPGSPFQFTVGPLRDSGSHLVKAGGSGLERGVVGEAAEFNVWTREAGGGSLAISVEGPSKADIEFKDRKDGSCDVSYKVTEPGEYRVGLKFNDRHIPDSPFKVYVSPDAGDAHKLEVQQFPQGNIQADAPYQFMVRKNGAKGELDAKIVAPSGTDDDCFIQVIDGEMYSVRFYPRENGIHAIHVKFNGVHIPDSPFRIKVGKDVADPAAVHASGNGLDEVKTGHKADFIINTCNAGVGTLAVSIDGPSKVAMDCTEVEEGYKVRYTPLLPGEHYITVKYNNMHIVGSPFKVNATGDKLADEGAQETSTVIVETVQKVAKGGKNTGVHLPTFKSDASKVVSKGMGLKKAYIGKQNQFSISATDAGNNILYVGMYGPKGPCEEFHVKHAGHNNYNVQYLVRDRGQYVLLIKWGEEHIPGSPFQIDV from the exons ATGGCGTCCAGAAAA ACGAACGACTACTACCAGCCAGCCAGACAGGAGGGCCAGCAGCAGGCGGACCAGTACGAGGAGAACTTCGACGAGGACATGGAGGCCGAACGCGATCTCGCCGAGGATGCGCAGTGGAAGAAGATCCAACAGAACACCTTCACCCGGTGGGCCAACGAGCACCTGAAGACCATTGATCGCTCGATCAACAACCTGGAGACGGACCTGTCCGACGGCCTCCGACTGATCGCCCTGATCGAGGTGCTGTCCCAGAAGCGAATGCCCAAATACAACAAACGCCCAACATTCCGCAGCCAGAAACTGGAAAACGTGTCGGTGGCCCTGAAATTCCTGCAGGATGAGGGTATCAAAATCGTTAACATTG ACTCGTCGGACATTGTGGACTGTAAGCTGAAACTGATACTCGGTCTGATATGGACACTGATTCTGCACTACTCGATATCGATGCCGATGTGGGATGGCGAGGACGACAAGCAGCTCAACGGCTCGGGCCACACTCCCAAGCAGCG CCTGCTGAACTGGATACACGCCAAGATACCCGACTTGCCCATCAACAACTTCACCAACGACTGGACCACGGGCAAGGCGGTGGGCGCCCTCGTTGACGCCTGTGCTCCGGGTCTCTGTCCCGACTGGGAGCTGTGGGATCCCAAGGATGCCGTGCAGAACGCCTCCGAGGCCATGGGCCTTGCCGATGACTGGCTCAACGTGCGCCAGCTGATCAAGCCCGAGGAGCTGGTCAACCCCAACGTGGACGAGCAGTCTATGATGACCTATCTGTCTCAGTACCCGAACTCCAAGCTCAAGACTGGAGCTCCCTTGAGGCCCAAGACGAATCCAAACAG AGTGCGTGCCTATGGTCCTGGTATTGAGCCTATTGGTCCTGTGGTGGGAGCCCCGGCCAACTTCACCGTCGAAACCTTCTCTGCTGGCAAAG GTTCCGTGGATGTTGACATCCAAGGACCCAATGGCGAGATCGAGAAGGCTGACGTGCGCTTTAACAATGACAAGAACCTCACGTACACAGTTTCGTACATACCCAAAGCCGAGGGTTCGCACAAGGTGGCCGTTAAGTTCTCCGGTCGCGACATCCCCAAGTCGCCGTTCCCCGTTAAGGTGGAAGGTCATGCTGGAGACGCCTCTAAGGTGAAGGTTACGGGGCCCGGAATACAGCCCAACGGTGTCACCATCAAGAAGCCAACCTTCTTCGACATTCTGGCCAAGGATGCGGGTCGCGGAGTGCCCGAAGTGATTATCATCGATCCGGCTAACCACAAGACCTCTGTGGCCGCCAAAGTGCGCCAACTGGAAAACGATACTTGGCGATGCGAGTACGTGACCGCTCTGCAGGGATTGCATTCGGTGAATGTCTTCTATGCTGGAACACCGATCCCCAACAGTCCCTTCCCGGTGAAGGTAGCTCCACTGTCCGATGCGCGTAAAGTTCGCGCTTCCGGTCGTGGTCTCCAGGCAACTGGCGTTCGCGTCGGTGACGATGCCGACTTCAAGATCTATACCGAGGGAGCCGGCGAGGGTGAGCCAGAGGTGCGCGTTATTGGTCCTGGAGGCATGAACCAGAACGTCATGCAGTCGAAGGTGGATGGCAATACCTACGAGTGCCACTACTATCCCACCAAGGAGGGCCGCTACGTCATCATGGTGACCTTTGCTGGCCAAGAAGTTGCCAAGTCGCCGTTTGAGGTGAAAGTAGGTCCCAAGAAGGAGTCCTCGATTGTGGCCTACGGGCCCGGACTGAGCAGCGGCGTTATCGGCTACCCGGCCGCCTTTGTAGTGGAGACCAATGGCGAGACCGGCGCCCTCGGGTTCACCGTGGCCGGTCCCTCGCAGGCCGAGATCGAGTGCCACGACAACGGCGATGGCTCTGCCCTGGTCAAGTATCACCCCTCCGCAGTGGGAGAGTACGCCGTGCATATTCTGTGCGACAATGAGGACATTCCCAAGTCGCCATTTATCGCTCAGATCCTCCCGCGCACCGATTTCCATCCCGAGCTGGTCAAAGCTAGTGGTCCTGGACTGGAGAAGAATGGCGTGACCATCAACCAGCCGACCAGCTTTACTGTGGACCCCAGCAAGGCAGGCAATGCTCCGTTGGATGTTGTCGTTCAGGATGTGTACGGCACCAAGTTGTCCGTGGAGCTTAAGAACAACCCAGATGGCACCAAGAAGGTCTCGTATACGCCTACTTCTGGAGTTCCGCACACCGTCGAAG ttaACTATGGCGGAGTTTCTACGCCCAATTCTCCCCATCGTGTGTACGTCGGGGTTCCGGTTGACGCAGCCAAGGTACAGGCCTTTGGACCCTGGTTGCAACCTGGAGTGCGCCCCAACGCGGCCACACACTTCAATGTGGACGCCCGTGAGGCTGGAGACGCCGAGCTGAAGGTAAAGATCATTCACGAGGAAACCAAGATCGAGGTACCGTGCCGCATCATCGATAACGAGGACAACACCTACTCGGTGGAAGTGATCCCGCCATCCAAGGGTGCCTACACCACTACAATGACGTATGGTGGCCAAAGAGTTCCCCTGGGACAGAAGGTGGTCGTGGAACAAACGGTCGATGTATCCAAGATCAAGGTGGACGGGCTTGAGCCAA ccgcgCCCTTAAACAGTTTGCAGCAGTTTCGGATTATTACACATGGCCTGCCGAAAGCGGACTTGGCGGTGACCATCACCAGTCCATCGGGCAATCGCATAAAGGCCCACATCATACCGACCGCAGAGGGATTTCTGGTTAACTTTACGCCAACCCAACTGGGCGAGTACCTCCTAAGCATCTGCTTTGGCGGCACGCCGATCACTCCACGTCCCTTCCGACTGCAGTGCCTAACAGGCAGCGATTCGAATAAGGTGCAAGCCTTTGGGCCTGGCCTGGAACGTGGCATTGTGGGCCAGCCGGCAGAGTTTATGATAGATACGCGTGGCGCCGGACAGGGCGGATTGGGAGTGACGGTGGAAGGACCCTGCGAGGCGGCCATCAATTGCCGCGATAATGGAGATGGCACTTGCAACGTCGCCTATTTACCGACGGAGGCGGGCGATTATACCGTCAACATAACGTTCAACGAGCGGCACATAACCGGCTCGCCCTTCCAGCCACTCATAGTTCCGGTACCGAATCTGAAGAATACCCGCGTCAGCGGCATCGGCATCCAGCCGCATG GTGTGATCATGAATGCGGCCACGGACTTCATGGTTGATATGAGCAAGGTGGGCAGCAACATTGACTCAGGAAAGCTGTCCTGTGCGATCTTCGACCCAATGGGCCATGTGTTGCCGAGCAAGATTGTGCAAGGTCCAACCGACGACATCTTCCGCATCATGTACACTCCCTTCGAGGCTGGCCGCCACACCATTGAGCTGATGTACGACAACATCCCGGTGCCAGGATCTCCGTTTGTTGTGAATGTGAAGAGCGGCTGCGATCCCGCTCGCTGCAAGGCCTACGGACCAGGCCTCGAAAAAGGACTGACCaaccagaaaaacaaattcaCCGTGGAGACCAAGGGTGCAGGAAACGGTGGCCTTTCGCTTGCCATCGAGGGTCCCTCGGAGGCGAAAATGACGTGCACGGACAATCGCGATGGTAGCTGCGATGTGGACTATTTGGCCACTGATCCAGGAGAGTATGACATTACCATTCGGTTTGCGGACAAGCACATACCCGGCTCTCCGTTCCGCGTGCTCGTCGAGGAGACGGTGGATCCCAGCAAGGTGAAGGTGTACGGTCCGGGCATCGAGCACGGCCAGGTGCGCGAGAGCGTGCCCACCTTCTTCAACGTGGATGTGGGCGAGGCTGGTCCTGGCCGCATTGCCGTAAAGCTGACCAACTCCGAGGGTATTCCCGTGGACAATCTGCGTGTGGAAGACAAGGGCAATTGCATTTACGCGGTTCACTATGTGCCGCCCAAGGCTGGCTCCGTGCTCACCTGCCAGGTGAAGTTCTCTGAGGTTGAAGTGCCATGCAG TCCATTTGTGATGACCGTTTTCCCCAAATCAGAGCCCACCAAAGTAAAGGTAAAGGGTGTCAATGAGAAGAAGAAAACGCCTGCTTCCCTTCCCGCCGAGTTTGAAATCGATACAAAACAGGCTGGCCAGGCTGATATCAATGTGGCCATTAAGAACCCCAAGGGCAAGGCCATGCAGCCGCGCCTGGAGGAGGTGTCCACTGGCACGTACGTGGTGTCCTTTGTGCCCGATGAGTGCGGCACCTACCAGTGCAGCATCAAGTACGGCGACAAGGAGATCGAGGGCTCGCCCTTCAAACTCGAAGCATTCCCCACCGGCGAAGCCAAGAAGTGCAAACTGGTGGAGCAGGCGCCCAAGATTCAGTCCTCGGGCAGTCAATCGCACCTGAAAGTGGATGCCCGTGAGGCCGGAGATGGAGCGGTGACCTGCAAGATCACCAACAAGGCGGGCAG CGAAATTGTCGACATTGATGTGATCGAAAAGGATGGTTTCTTCGACATTCTGTACGCCCTTAACGATCCCGGAGACTATGACATCAACGTAAAGTTTGGTGGCAAGGACATCCCGAACGGCAGCTTCTCCATCAAG GCTGTCGAAAGTATCGAGCAATACTCGCATAGTGAATATATCGAGGAGCACACGACCAAAGTGGTTCAGCAAACTACGCAG AGCGAGCTCGTCAACGGAAAATCTGAGATCACGTACCGCAGTGTAGCATTTGAGAAATTACCACTACCCACAACAGGCGGCAACGTTACAG CTGAAGTCAGAATGCCGAGCGGTAAAGTAGACAAACCCGTGATCCAGGATAACCGTGATGGTACCGTCTCGGTGAAGTACGATCCCCGTGAGGAGGGATCCCACGAGCTCGTGGTCAAATACAACGGAGAACCCGTGCagg GATCTCCCTTCAAATTCCACGTTGACTCGATCACCTCCGGCTATGTGACTGCCTATGGACCCGGCCTGACCCACGGAGTCACCGGTGAGCCGGCCAACTTTACCATCTCCACCAAGGGAGCCAGCGCCGGTGGCCTGACCATGGCCGTCGAAGGACCCAGCAAGGCTGAC ATCAACTACCATGACAACAAAGACGGCACTGTTTCCGTGCAATACCTGCCCACCGCTCCTGGCGAGTACCAGGTGTCCGTTCGCTTCGGCGACAAGCACATCAAGGGTTCGCCGTACTTTGCCAAGATCACCGGCGAGGGTCGCAAGCGCAACCAGATCTCGGTTGGCTCCTGCTCCGAGGTGACCATGCCCGGCGACATTACCGATGACGATCTGCGCGCCTTGAACGCCTCGATCCAGGCGCCCAGTGGCCTGGAGGAGCCCTGCTTCCTGAAGCGCATGCCCACTGGCAACATTGGCATCTCCTTTACGCCCCGCGAGATTGGCGAGCACCTGGTGTCGGTGAAGCGTCTGGGCAAGCACATCAACAACTCACCTTTTAAGGTGACTGTCTGCGAGCGCGAGGTGGGCGACGCCAAGAAGGTCAAGGTTAGCGGAGCTGGCCTTAAGGAGGGTCAAACCCATGCTGACAATATCTTCTCCGTGGACACGAGGAACGCCGGCTTCGGTGGTCTTTCGGTCTCCATTGAGGGTCCCAGCAAGGCTGAGATCCAGTGCACGGATAAGGATGACGGTACCCTCAACATCTCGTACAAGCCCACGGAGCCGGGCTACTACATTGTTAACCTGAAGTTCGCCGATCACCACGTGGAGGGTTCACCTTTCACCGTGAAGGTGGCAGGCGAGGGCAGCAACCGCAAGCGCGAGAAGATCCAGCGGGAGCGTGATGCTGTTCCAATCACGGAAATTGGCAGCCAGTGCAAGTTGACATTCAAGATGCCCGGCATTACCTCGTTCGATCTGGCCGCCTGCGTCACCTCTCCCAGCAACGTGACCGAGGATGCGGAGATccaggaggtggaggatgGCCTCTACGCAGTGCACTTTGTGCCCAAGGAGTTGGGAGTGCACACGGTGTCGGTGCGCTACTCCGAGATGCACATACCCGGATCACCGTTCCAGTTCACCGTGGGACCACTGCGCGACTCCGGCAGCCATCTTGTTAAGGCTGGAGGTTCTGGCCTGGAGCGAGGCGTTGTCGGAGAGGCGGCCGAGTTCAATGTGTGGACCCGCGAAGCAGGCGGCGGTTCCCTGGCCATTTCCGTGGAGGGTCCTAGCAAGGCTGATATCGAGTTTAAGGATCGCAAGGACGGCAGCTGCGATGTGTCGTACAAGGTCACTGAACCAGGAGAGTACCGCGTGGGCCTGAAATTCAACGATCGCCACATACCCGACTCACCCTTCAAGGTGTACGTCTCCCCGGATGCAGGCGATGCCCACAAGCTGGAGGTTCAGCAGTTCCCGCAGGGCAACATCCAGGCGGACGCTCCCTACCAGTTCATGGTGCGCAAGAACGGTGCCAAGGGTGAGCTGGACGCCAAGATTGTGGCTCCATCCGGAACGGACGATGATTGCTTCATCCAGGTGATCGACGGCGAGATGTACTCGGTGCGTTTCTATCCACGCGAGAACGGAATCCACGCCATCCACGTCAAGTTCAACGGCGTCCACATACCCGACTCTCCATTCAGGATCAAGGTGGGCAAGGATGTGGCCGATCCGGCTGCTGTGCACGCCAGCGGCAATGGATTGGACGAAGTGAAGACTGGACACAAGGCCGACTTCATCATCAATACCTGCAACGCCGGCGTTGGCACGTTGGCCGTCTCCATCGATGGACCCTCCAAGGTGGCCATGGACTGCACAGAGGTTGAAGAGGGCTACAAGGTCCGCTACACCCCTCTGCTGCCCGGCGAGCACTACATCACGGTCAAGTACAACAACATGCACATCGTGGGCTCGCCATTCAAGGTGAACGCTACCGGCGACAAATTGGCGGATGAGGGCGCCCAGGAGACGTCCACGGTGATCGTGGAGACAGTGCAGAAGGTGGCCAAGGGAGGCAAGAACACGGGCGTCCATCTGCCCACCTTCAAGTCGGACGCCAGCAAAGTGGTGTCCAAGGGTATGGGCCTGAAGAAGGCCTACATTGGCAAGCAGAACCAGTTCAGCATCAGTGCCACCGATGCGG GCAACAACATCCTGTACGTGGGAATGTACGGACCAAAGGGGCCCTGCGAGGAGTTCCACGTGAAGCACGCTGGCCACAACAACTATAATGTGCAGTACCTGGTGCGCGACCGCGGCCAGTACGTGCTCCTAATCAAGTGGGGCGAGGAGCATATACCCGGCTCCCCATTCCAGATCGATGTGTAG